The sequence below is a genomic window from Liolophura sinensis isolate JHLJ2023 chromosome 2, CUHK_Ljap_v2, whole genome shotgun sequence.
tttttgGAGGCTCAGGAAAGAGACATCAGTCTCTTCAATTATTCCTCTGCTGGCCATGGTGCATGTTTAGTGGTTATAGGCCCTCATCTCTCAATTGTTAGGACAGAtgaggtgtgagttcaaacccgaCCTTCAGCAGGAAATTTGTAAACTTGCCTATTGTCACTGCTTGTGAAGCCTTGGTGATGACAAGCAACTGATGACACAAATCAAACTCTAAAGACATAACAGAATTGTCGCTGACTGGATGGTATGGGAGATAAAGGTAGGTAAAGTCCAATCTAAGGTTTtaaaagctgaattttaggtgtggcacatttattcaagcatgaccaagggTGCAGgctttaacccaggaaaccctatctccactgtcaaccaatcagcatcgaCTAGGCATCCCTTTAAGATTTCTGCCTTACCTAAACTGCACTGATCAATGCCATACGCCGAGGCCTTGGGTCCACACAGATGCTGCAGCCTGTCCGATCCCCACCCAGCAgggtacaacaacaacgccaggATGCAGAGTAGCCCTGCCAACACAgatgtcacatatatatatatatatatatatacagtccaCTACAATAATAAGTGCTTTGATATTTGCTTTCACCATTGTCAAGTCTATTTTGTTGACAAGACTGTGagcatgtttgtacatgtggtactgtaattctttaaccatttcgcatgtttgcaaggtggttCATTCAAACATAGTCTGAAGGCCTTATCCTGTGTTGatggataaaattatactttttgagaaGTTATCAAACTGGCCAATAGGACAaaggtagttttgtctccaaaatcaaataaaaaataggcataaattgcaatcaaagttgctctttcatgtataaaaatgttgaggaattaacATAAAAGGATCCAGGAATCTGAGCAGTGTCCTGTAGGAAATATCCACTGAACTCTGTCAAGAACCTGTAAAGCTGAACACAGTAAAGGCACATGTGGCATATGTGTGCTGGCACTGGAGGAAAGCCATgttaaagacaccagacatgacacctcacccagccACATGTGGCATATGGGTGCTGCCACTGGAGGAAAAACATGTTaaagacaccagccatgacacctcacccagccACATGTGGCATAGCCTACATGTCATGTGCATACCATGGAGGAAATGCACTGATACAGTATGTGGAGAGTTAGTGACCAcagcttcatacatgtacatacatgtcaacAGCTTTGCCCAGCACAAATCCAACTGAATTGTTGCTATTATTTAAACATGGCCCAAATAACTACCTttcacagctgtacatgtatgtcagccgGCCTCGTGCGTGCATGAGTCACCATTTAAAATGATGGACATTAAAGCGCCCAGAATTTATACACCGGTTCATACGTCACCATTCAAAGTGATGGACAACAAAGCGCCCAGAATTTATACACCAGTTCATACGTCACCATTCAAAGTAATGGACAACAAAGCGCCCGGAATTTATACACCGGTTCACATGTCACCATTCAAAGTGATGGACAACAAAGCGCCCGGAATTTATACACCGGTTCACATGTCACCATTCAAAGTGATGGACAACAAAGCGCCCGGAATTTATACACCGGTTCACATGTCACCATTCAAAGTGATGGACAACAAAGCGCCCGGAATTTATACACCAGTTCACACGTCACCATTCAAAGTGATGGACAATAAAGCTCCCAGAATTTATACACCGGTTCACATAACTTTTTCAATCCTTGAAATCACTATACAGAGAACATGTGTGACTCTGATATGCTGTATTTATTAAAAGGCATTAATTACAgctaggggcctccatggttgaTGTGGTAAGCATGCCAGCACGGAGCAATGATCCTGAAGCCtgccaccaatgcggttgctgtgggttcaagtccatctcCTGCTGACTTTCTCTCAATCCAGAGGTTGTtagcagactttcccacgtaaggccgtgGGTTTtgcccaggctctgcccaatttcctttcatcataatgctggcagccatcgtataagtgaaatagtcttgagtatagtgtgaaacaccaatgaaataaatacacaattatagctattttatacagaaaatttgatgattttttaCCAAAACTGGTGTATCCCCTTTAATTATGTTGGAGAGAGATGTTAGGAATCGCTTTACGCAATCCCTCCCAGCTCAGTAACATGAACTACTAGTGacagacttgcctgcctatgtCATACGGATAGGGTACATGTGCCTTACTGAGTGTCTCTATTAATCATATCTAAAGCTCTATGCCTCACtccctacatacatgtacataattactTTGACATGACTAATCAGTTACACTTTGTGCTATCATACTATACCCTATTTCTAATTTTGAGACACCTGCTCTGCTCATTTTAaccaatgtatatgtaactctAGCAGGAATAatgagtttcttttttcccaCATGGTTAGACAATCTCATCAACAACATACttgtatctttacttttccaaaagtctggtaaagaaatgcaatattctactttcaacactactaatatctgtcccaaaatttaaaagaattagggtaaactGTGTATTATAAAATCGACactgtaaaaatacttttccCACACACGGACCGACACCAGAAAGACGGTTCAGCATGTCCATTGTATTTTACCAGTACTCACCAGCTATACTTTGTATCAAGCCTGAcaatgtaaaaatacttttccCACACACGGACCGACACCAGAAATACGGTTCAGCATGTCCATTGTATTTTACCAATACTCACCAGCTATACTTTGTATCAAGCCTGACactgtaaaaatacttttccCACACATGGACCGGACACAGAGACTGAATGTTGCCGTGACAACAGTGAATATCAACATGACACCAGCTGCGGCAAAGAACACCAGAGAGGCTTTCCAGTAGTTGGGGAAATCCTCAGGGTGCATATCAAAGCCCGTGACAAAAGACGCACAGTTGTCGTGGTAGATCCGCCCATATTTCTGCAGCTTGGTGCAGCGGTTAAACAGTCCAATCGTCGGCGTGAAGTACTCCTCATTTGTCGTGACTTCGTAAGGCGTTTCGTTCTTCAGACTCTCCAGTCCAAGCTTCTGTTGTCGCCCAATCAGCCACTTTGGTGTGATCACCGAGGCGATCATTGCCACTGCCGTTGCTATGGTGAGGAGGGTCCAAATGATAGATCTGGTCGTTATGACAACGTAACACATGATGCTGGATTTGTTTAGATATGAAATGAAAGGAGGATGTCTGTCATGTGAGGTCCAGATGGACAGCTATAGCTCTGTCATCAAACGCAAACTCCAATCATCCTCTGTGTAGAGAGATACCTgttcaggtaaaaaaaacaaagagttAACTGTATGTACGTGAATAGACAGCTAGACATTCCAAAGAGTGTACACACCGAATATGTATAAAGTtttctgtgaattttatttattacaatgtATCTGACTACTGCTTCATGTTGTACCCATTATACCTTCAGTAAAGACATACTCTACCCATTATACCTTCAGTAAAGACATACTCTACCCATTATACCTTCAGTAAAGACgtactctacatacatgtacatgttggccacatttatatcatttaaaaaCACAGACATCAAAAGAAacgagaaaaataaaaataaatatttaactgtgATATTCAGATTGAAATGAAAGTTAATTGTATCCTTAACTTCCTTGCTTCAACCATTTAAAATCTTCCCATTACTTAAATAAAGGGAGACGACTCATTCATGCATTTAATTGAATCGCACTGCTGAGCTATCTCCCTTGGCTCGGACTTCACAAAATATGGGACCACGAGACTTCCATAGGCAACTCATGCAGGCTATACCTACCTATACTACGAAAGCTTTGAAAGACTCTTAAAATTCtaaaaatcatcaaaataacaataaaaaaatgaactgtctttcacttttgtcacatgtatatatatacaacataaatTTAAGTTTAATAATAACCTTAGGACCCACTATCTGTCAAGGACAAAATTGTCACAATAACACAGATATTTATTTTGGAATTAAAGTTGACCCTGTGACACTGTTTACATTAGCTTCCTGTAGCCTCATCTCTGCTGTAAACAACCCATGGCTTTGTTTAAAGCTCCCCTGTCAGTTAGAAACCATATAGCTGGGTGAACCCTTGTCTGtttagaaatgttttcactttatGAAATAAACAGCCAGGCTTGAATCTTCAGCTCCCATGGGAAGGACATGGGTGGATTAACACAGGAAGGGGCCAGTACAATGGAGAATGTCAGGTCTAGCCACTGTACACACAGTCCAAAAGCCACAATATAGGCTGAGAGGAAATCTGAAACTTCATCACTCATTACACTCTGTACAATTTTTGACTGTTCAGAGATGAAATTGcaaaaataatatacatacatgtacacctacatgtctacatgtacatagacctGCTGTGTATCTGCAGGAACCTGTCACAAATACGatttctatacatacatgtatttacttatttgattgctttttgcTTTTTACCTACACTAAGAACATAGATATTTTTTCACTTATCGTGTGTAATGAT
It includes:
- the LOC135462667 gene encoding LHFPL tetraspan subfamily member 2a protein-like, translating into MCYVVITTRSIIWTLLTIATAVAMIASVITPKWLIGRQQKLGLESLKNETPYEVTTNEEYFTPTIGLFNRCTKLQKYGRIYHDNCASFVTGFDMHPEDFPNYWKASLVFFAAAGVMLIFTVVTATFSLCVRSMCGKSIFTVSGLIQSIAGLLCILALLLYPAGWGSDRLQHLCGPKASAYGIDQCSLGWAFYLCIVGTLMVFLCAVLSIQAESSTSSQKVEEEILEGKNLICVV